Proteins from a single region of Hordeum vulgare subsp. vulgare chromosome 6H, MorexV3_pseudomolecules_assembly, whole genome shotgun sequence:
- the LOC123404606 gene encoding aquaporin NIP2-1-like, whose translation MASNSRSNSRATFSSEIHDIGTVQNSTTPSMVYYTERSIADYFPPHLLKKVVSEVVSTFLLVFVTCGAAAISAHDVTRISQLGQSVAGGLIVVVMIYAVGHISGAHMNPAVTLAFAIFRHFPWIQVPFYWAAQFTGAICASFVLKAVLHPITVIGTTEPVGPHWHALVIEVVVTFNMMFVTLAVATDTRAVGELAGLAVGSSVCITSIFAGAVSGGSMNPARTLGPALASNRYPGLWLYFLGPVLGTLSGAWTYTYIRFEDPPKDAPQKLSSFKLRRLQSQSVAADDDELDHIPV comes from the exons ATGGCCAGCAACTCGAGATCGAACTCCAGGGCGACCTTCTCCAGCGAGATCCACGACATCGGAACGGTGCAGAACTCCACCACGCCCAGCATGGTGTACTACACCGAGCGGTCCATCGCCGACTACTTCCCTCCTCACCTCCTCAAGAAG GTGGTGTCGGAGGTGGTGTCGACGTTCCTGCTGGTGTTCGTGACGTGCGGGGCGGCGGCCATCAGCGCCCACGACGTCACGCGCATATCGCAGCTCGGCCAGTCGGTCGCCGGCGGGCTCATCGTCGTCGTGATGATCTATGCCGTCGGCCACATCTCCGGCGCCCACATGAACCCCGCCGTCACCCTCGCCTTCGCCATCTTCCGCCATTTCCCCTGGATTCAG GTCCCGTTCTACTGGGCGGCGCAGTTCACGGGCGCCATCTGCGCGTCCTTCGTGCTCAAGGCGGTGCTCCACCCCATCACCGTGATCGGCACCACCGAGCCGGTGGGGCCGCACTGGCACGCTCTGGTCATCGAGGTCGTCGTCACCTTCAACATGATGTTCGTCACCCTCGCCGTCGCCACGGACACTAGAGCG GTTGGTGAGTTGGCTGGGTTGGCTGTCGGTTCCTCCGTTTGCATTACCTCCATCTTCGCAGG GGCGGTGTCAGGTGGATCGATGAACCCGGCGAGGACGCTGGGCCCGGCGCTGGCGAGCAACCGCTACCCTGGCCTCTGGCTCTACTTCCTGGGACCCGTCCTTGGCACGCTCAGCGGGGCCTGGACCTACACCTACATCCGCTTCGAGGACCCGCCCAAGGACGCGCCCCAGAAGCTCTCCTCCTTCAAGCTCCGGCGGCTGCAGAGCCAGTCCGtcgccgccgacgacgacgagctcgaccaCATCCCCGTCTga